One segment of Agrococcus sp. ProA11 DNA contains the following:
- the rbfA gene encoding 30S ribosome-binding factor RbfA: MAENPRARKIADRIREITVNALEREVKDPRLGFVTITDVRVTGDLQHASIFYTVLGTDEEREETTRALTSAKGVVRREIGKGLSLRLTPSIEFFLDALPENAASIEHLLDEARVRDKAAQESAAAAKYAGEADPYRKPRELDED, encoded by the coding sequence ATGGCAGAGAACCCCAGGGCCAGGAAGATCGCTGACCGCATCCGCGAGATCACCGTCAACGCGCTCGAGCGCGAGGTCAAGGACCCGCGGCTCGGATTCGTGACGATCACGGATGTGCGGGTCACGGGTGACCTGCAGCACGCGTCGATCTTCTACACGGTGCTCGGCACCGATGAGGAGCGTGAGGAGACGACGAGGGCGCTCACGAGCGCCAAGGGCGTCGTGCGACGCGAGATCGGCAAGGGGCTATCGCTGCGACTGACCCCCTCGATCGAGTTCTTCCTCGACGCGCTGCCCGAGAACGCGGCGTCGATCGAGCACCTGCTCGACGAGGCGCGCGTGCGCGACAAGGCGGCGCAGGAGTCGGCGGCGGCGGCGAAGTACGCCGGCGAGGCCGACCCGTACCGGAAGCCGCGCGAGCTCGACGAGGACTGA
- the nusA gene encoding transcription termination factor NusA encodes MKIELSVLKTVEREREISQDDLIRIIEQAILQAHLRSGEKVDPAAPQPRVEVDRKTGEVTLYEPELDEDGNRIGESVATTDDFSRIAATAAKQVIFQALRDKSDESVLGVYKDREGDIIAGVVQQGTNPRMVQVKLGDDMEALLPPEEQVPGEEYKHGKRMRVFITKVERGQRGPQVTVSRTHPSLVRRLFALEVPEIAAGTVEIVAIAREAGHRSKIAVRATEPGINAKGACIGEMGSRVRAVQAELGEEKVDIVDFSEDLPAFVASALSPARVSDAFLLDEKTRAVRALVPDFQLSLAIGREGQNARLAAKLTGAKIDIQPDSVMED; translated from the coding sequence GTGAAGATCGAACTGAGCGTGCTGAAGACCGTCGAGCGCGAGCGGGAGATCTCCCAGGATGACCTCATCCGCATCATCGAGCAGGCCATCCTGCAGGCGCACCTGCGGTCGGGCGAGAAGGTCGACCCCGCCGCCCCGCAGCCGCGCGTCGAGGTGGATCGCAAGACCGGCGAGGTCACGCTGTACGAGCCCGAGCTCGACGAGGACGGCAACCGCATCGGCGAGTCCGTCGCGACCACCGACGACTTCAGCCGCATCGCCGCGACGGCAGCGAAGCAGGTCATCTTCCAGGCGCTGCGCGACAAGAGCGACGAGAGCGTGCTGGGCGTCTACAAGGATCGCGAGGGCGACATCATCGCCGGCGTCGTGCAGCAGGGCACCAACCCGCGCATGGTGCAGGTCAAGCTCGGCGACGACATGGAGGCGCTGCTGCCGCCCGAGGAGCAGGTGCCGGGCGAGGAGTACAAGCACGGCAAGCGCATGCGCGTCTTCATCACGAAGGTGGAGCGCGGCCAGCGCGGACCGCAGGTCACCGTCAGCCGCACGCACCCGTCGCTCGTCCGCAGGCTCTTCGCGCTCGAGGTGCCCGAGATCGCGGCCGGCACGGTCGAGATCGTCGCGATCGCCCGCGAAGCCGGCCACCGCTCGAAGATCGCCGTACGGGCGACCGAGCCGGGCATCAACGCCAAGGGCGCGTGCATCGGTGAGATGGGCTCACGCGTGCGGGCCGTGCAGGCAGAGCTCGGCGAGGAGAAGGTCGACATCGTCGACTTCTCCGAGGACCTGCCGGCCTTCGTGGCGAGCGCCCTGAGCCCGGCACGGGTGTCGGATGCGTTCCTGCTCGACGAGAAGACAAGGGCGGTGCGCGCGCTCGTGCCCGACTTCCAGCTCTCGCTCGCGATCGGTCGCGAAGGTCAGAACGCGCGGCTGGCGGCAAAGCTGACGGGCGCGAAGATCGACATCCAACCCGACTCCGTAATGGAGGATTGA
- a CDS encoding VWA domain-containing protein, with protein sequence MLSFEPTLPILVAVIGVLALGLCAWQLAVARGRRLAWIRRTLLVLLAIAMAFRPALPGGEVPTASIQARVFVLVDTSQSVAAEDWGTDPRLAGMQADVVEIARSFAGADISVISFDSQATLRVPLTDDGSAVIEMVRALKPEIAQQSRGTSVAAAHDLLLSELERTEAADPSSPAIVFYLGDGEHTADGEPQSFADVAGHVDRGLVLGYGTEEGGRMRVSSFDPAQQEQYLQDPAGGDAVSRIDEGRLRGIADQLGISYLHRAPALPIEDALGPMAALDGEADLNRTEEARLEVAWILGIPIALLLAAEGFSLARSLRTTRGLTERQGVR encoded by the coding sequence ATGCTCTCGTTCGAACCCACGCTCCCGATCCTGGTGGCCGTCATCGGCGTGCTCGCGCTCGGCCTCTGCGCGTGGCAGCTCGCCGTCGCCCGCGGCCGCAGGCTCGCCTGGATCCGCCGCACCCTGCTCGTGCTGCTGGCGATCGCGATGGCCTTCCGGCCGGCGCTGCCCGGCGGTGAGGTGCCGACCGCCTCGATCCAGGCGCGCGTGTTCGTGCTGGTCGACACCTCGCAGTCGGTCGCCGCCGAGGATTGGGGCACCGATCCACGCCTCGCCGGCATGCAGGCCGACGTCGTCGAGATCGCCCGCTCGTTCGCGGGCGCCGACATCTCGGTCATCTCCTTCGACTCGCAGGCGACGCTGCGCGTGCCGCTCACCGACGACGGCTCCGCGGTCATCGAGATGGTGCGGGCGCTGAAGCCCGAGATCGCCCAGCAGTCGCGCGGCACCTCGGTCGCGGCCGCCCACGACCTGCTGCTGTCCGAGCTCGAGCGCACCGAGGCCGCGGATCCCTCCTCGCCCGCGATCGTGTTCTACCTCGGCGACGGCGAGCACACGGCCGACGGGGAGCCGCAGTCGTTCGCGGATGTCGCCGGTCACGTCGACCGCGGCCTGGTGCTCGGCTACGGCACCGAGGAGGGCGGCCGCATGCGCGTCTCCAGCTTCGATCCCGCGCAGCAGGAGCAGTACCTGCAGGATCCGGCCGGCGGCGACGCCGTCAGCCGCATCGACGAGGGGCGGCTGCGCGGCATCGCCGACCAGCTCGGCATCAGCTACCTGCATCGCGCGCCCGCACTGCCGATCGAGGATGCGCTCGGCCCGATGGCGGCGCTCGATGGCGAGGCCGACCTGAACCGCACCGAGGAGGCGCGGCTCGAGGTGGCGTGGATCCTCGGGATCCCGATCGCGCTGCTGCTCGCCGCGGAGGGCTTCAGTCTCGCCCGCTCGCTGCGCACGACGCGGGGTCTGACCGAGCGGCAGGGCGTGCGATGA
- a CDS encoding DUF58 domain-containing protein, whose protein sequence is MERRLRKVKTTMSIHAHRRTLELLDGEYASIHHGRSHDFDDLREYQPGDDVKDIDWKATARSHVPLVKRYIASRQHNVLLVVDSGRNMAATAESGESKRELAILAAGILGYLATRHGDRVALLMGDRERRQDMQEGGSEAHLERMLRRIHEAIAVDGPHSDLEAVLEHAVRRMRRRSLIIVIADDLAYTHDLDVHLGRLHARHEVLWVSVGDADLMARAGDHRELVGVDTGVGLPAFLRRDRGLRRAFDGASAERRARLEAGLRSLGIASTRIASSTTTIAALFTLLERHRRARR, encoded by the coding sequence ATGGAGCGGCGGCTGCGCAAGGTGAAGACGACCATGTCGATTCACGCGCATCGTCGCACCCTCGAGCTGCTCGACGGCGAGTACGCGTCCATCCACCACGGCCGCAGCCACGACTTCGACGACCTCCGCGAGTACCAGCCGGGCGACGATGTCAAGGACATCGACTGGAAGGCCACCGCGCGCAGCCACGTGCCGCTCGTCAAGCGCTACATCGCCTCCCGCCAGCACAACGTGCTACTGGTCGTCGACTCCGGCCGCAACATGGCGGCGACGGCGGAGTCGGGGGAGTCGAAGCGCGAGCTCGCGATCCTCGCCGCGGGCATCCTCGGCTACCTGGCGACGCGCCACGGCGACCGCGTCGCCCTGCTCATGGGCGACCGGGAGCGGCGGCAGGACATGCAGGAGGGCGGCTCCGAGGCGCACCTCGAGCGCATGCTGCGGCGCATCCACGAGGCGATCGCCGTCGACGGTCCGCACTCCGACCTGGAGGCGGTGCTCGAGCATGCGGTGCGACGGATGCGCCGGCGCTCGCTCATCATCGTGATCGCCGACGACCTCGCCTACACGCACGACCTCGACGTGCACCTCGGCCGCCTGCACGCACGGCACGAGGTGCTGTGGGTGTCGGTCGGCGACGCCGATCTGATGGCGCGCGCGGGCGACCACCGCGAGCTCGTCGGCGTCGACACCGGCGTCGGGCTGCCCGCGTTCCTGCGCCGCGATCGCGGCCTGCGCCGCGCCTTCGACGGCGCGAGCGCCGAGCGGCGCGCGCGGCTCGAAGCCGGGCTCCGCTCCCTCGGCATCGCATCCACCCGCATCGCATCGTCGACCACCACGATCGCCGCGCTCTTCACGCTGCTCGAGAGGCACCGCCGTGCGCGCCGCTGA
- the infB gene encoding translation initiation factor IF-2, which yields MANPRVHEIAAEVGVESKVALAKLKEMGEFVKGPASAVAPPVARKLKAALEAEGLGGAAAETAPAAKAPAKPAAKSPAARKPAAAPKTEGAPATPAAPAPTPAAAPKAAPAPQAAPEAAQAPAAEQPAQPAAPAQAETPAQAETPKPDGDAPTPNAIPRPMARPGAPRPGNNPFASSQGMGRPRGGNNPFTSKQGGSPRPAAPRPGAPRPGAPRPGAPRPGAPRGGGAGRPGAGGGPGGFQRPGQGAPSRGAPGRGGPAFAGRGGGRGRGGTAGAFGKGGAKGKSRKSKRTKRLEFEMREAPSIGGVKVRRGDGTTVVRMRRGASIADFAEKIDAMPGDLVTVLFHLGEMATATESLDEGTFELLGAELGYRIQIVSPEDEDKELLEGFDIDLAQELEDESDEELEYRSPVVTVMGHVDHGKTRLLDAIRGANVIDGEAGGITQHIGAYQVWQEHEGEDRAITFIDTPGHEAFTAMRARGAQVTDIAILVVAADDGIMPQTVEALNHAQAAGVPIVVAVNKVDKPDANPAKVRQQLTEYGLITEEYGGDTMFVDVSALANTGIEDLLEAVLLTADAGLDLRANPNKEARGVAIEAKLDKGRGSVATVLIQSGTLRVGDAIVAGTAYGRVRAMVDDRGDLVQEAGPSMPVQVQGLSSVPRAGDTFISTEEDRTARQIAEKREAVERNAQLAKARKRLSLEDWKTALEQGKVETLNLIIKGDVSGAVEALEESLLKIEIDDSVDLRIIHRGVGAVTESDVNLATVDDAVIIGFNVRPDPKARERAAREGVDVRFYNVIYGAIDDIENSLKGMLKPEYEEVQSGVAEIREVFRSSKFGNIAGSIVRSGTITRNAKARIIRDGIVLADGLAIESLRRFKDDVTEVRTDYECGIGLGKFNDLQIGDEIETIEMVEKPRV from the coding sequence GTGGCAAACCCACGCGTTCACGAGATCGCCGCCGAAGTAGGCGTCGAGAGCAAGGTCGCTCTGGCCAAGCTCAAGGAGATGGGCGAGTTCGTCAAGGGACCCGCCTCGGCAGTCGCGCCCCCGGTGGCTCGCAAGCTCAAGGCCGCCCTCGAGGCTGAAGGCCTCGGCGGCGCAGCAGCGGAGACCGCACCGGCAGCGAAGGCGCCCGCGAAGCCGGCCGCCAAGTCGCCTGCCGCACGCAAGCCCGCAGCGGCCCCCAAGACCGAGGGTGCGCCGGCGACGCCGGCAGCGCCCGCCCCCACGCCCGCTGCCGCACCGAAGGCAGCGCCGGCTCCGCAGGCAGCGCCCGAGGCGGCCCAGGCCCCCGCGGCCGAGCAGCCCGCGCAGCCTGCCGCGCCCGCACAGGCCGAGACGCCGGCACAGGCCGAGACGCCGAAGCCGGACGGCGACGCGCCGACGCCCAACGCGATCCCGCGACCGATGGCGCGCCCCGGCGCACCCCGGCCCGGCAACAACCCGTTCGCCTCCAGCCAGGGCATGGGTCGACCGCGCGGCGGCAACAACCCCTTCACGAGCAAGCAGGGCGGCAGCCCGCGTCCGGCGGCCCCGCGTCCCGGCGCACCGCGGCCCGGCGCTCCCCGTCCCGGCGCTCCGCGTCCGGGCGCCCCGCGCGGCGGTGGCGCTGGGCGCCCCGGCGCCGGTGGCGGTCCTGGCGGCTTCCAGCGTCCCGGGCAGGGCGCGCCCAGCCGTGGCGCTCCCGGTCGTGGCGGTCCCGCATTCGCGGGCCGTGGCGGCGGTCGTGGTCGCGGCGGCACTGCCGGCGCGTTCGGCAAGGGCGGCGCCAAGGGCAAGTCGCGCAAGTCGAAGCGCACGAAGCGGCTCGAGTTCGAGATGCGCGAGGCGCCGTCGATCGGTGGCGTCAAGGTCCGTCGTGGCGACGGCACGACCGTCGTCCGCATGCGCCGCGGTGCCTCGATCGCCGACTTCGCCGAGAAGATCGACGCGATGCCCGGTGACCTCGTCACCGTGCTGTTCCACCTCGGTGAGATGGCGACGGCGACGGAGTCCCTCGACGAGGGCACCTTCGAGCTGCTCGGTGCGGAGCTCGGCTACCGCATCCAGATCGTCAGCCCCGAGGACGAGGACAAGGAGCTCCTCGAGGGCTTCGACATCGACCTCGCGCAGGAGCTCGAGGACGAGTCGGACGAAGAGCTCGAGTACCGCTCGCCCGTCGTCACCGTCATGGGTCACGTCGACCACGGCAAGACGCGCCTGCTCGACGCGATCCGCGGCGCGAACGTCATCGACGGCGAAGCCGGCGGCATCACCCAGCACATCGGCGCCTACCAGGTCTGGCAGGAGCACGAGGGCGAGGACCGCGCGATCACCTTCATCGACACCCCGGGTCACGAGGCGTTCACCGCCATGCGTGCACGTGGTGCGCAGGTGACCGACATCGCGATCCTCGTGGTCGCCGCCGACGACGGCATCATGCCGCAGACGGTGGAGGCGCTGAACCACGCGCAGGCCGCGGGCGTGCCGATCGTGGTCGCGGTGAACAAGGTCGACAAGCCCGACGCCAACCCGGCGAAGGTGCGTCAGCAGCTCACCGAGTACGGCCTCATCACCGAGGAGTACGGCGGCGACACCATGTTCGTCGACGTCTCGGCGCTGGCGAACACCGGTATCGAGGATCTGCTGGAGGCCGTGCTGCTCACGGCCGACGCCGGCCTCGACCTGCGCGCGAACCCGAACAAGGAAGCGCGCGGCGTCGCCATCGAGGCGAAGCTCGACAAGGGCCGCGGCTCCGTGGCCACCGTGCTCATCCAGTCCGGAACGCTGCGCGTCGGCGACGCCATCGTGGCGGGTACGGCCTACGGCCGCGTCCGTGCGATGGTCGACGACCGCGGTGACCTGGTGCAGGAGGCCGGTCCCTCGATGCCCGTGCAGGTGCAGGGCCTCTCGAGCGTGCCGCGAGCCGGTGACACCTTCATCTCCACCGAGGAGGACCGCACCGCCCGCCAGATCGCCGAGAAGCGTGAGGCCGTCGAGCGCAACGCCCAGCTGGCGAAGGCACGCAAGCGCCTGTCGCTCGAGGATTGGAAGACCGCGCTTGAGCAGGGCAAGGTCGAGACACTCAACCTCATCATCAAGGGTGACGTCTCCGGTGCCGTCGAGGCGCTGGAGGAGTCGCTGCTGAAGATCGAGATCGACGACAGTGTCGACCTGCGGATCATCCACCGCGGTGTCGGTGCGGTCACCGAATCCGACGTGAACCTGGCGACGGTCGACGACGCCGTGATCATCGGCTTCAACGTGCGCCCCGACCCGAAGGCCCGCGAGCGCGCGGCGCGCGAGGGTGTCGACGTGCGGTTCTACAACGTGATCTACGGTGCGATCGACGACATCGAGAACTCGCTGAAGGGCATGCTCAAGCCTGAGTACGAAGAGGTCCAGTCCGGTGTGGCCGAGATCCGCGAGGTGTTCCGCTCCTCGAAGTTCGGCAACATCGCTGGTTCCATCGTCCGCTCCGGCACGATCACCCGCAACGCGAAGGCCCGCATCATCCGCGACGGCATCGTGCTCGCCGATGGCCTGGCCATCGAGTCGCTGCGCCGCTTCAAGGACGACGTCACCGAGGTGCGGACCGACTACGAGTGCGGCATCGGCCTCGGCAAGTTCAACGATCTGCAGATCGGCGACGAGATCGAGACCATCGAGATGGTGGAGAAGCCGCGAGTCTGA
- a CDS encoding alanine/glycine:cation symporter family protein: MDVLNDLILSAGDFWWTWVVLPILAVLGIYFTVRSGVVQLRLVPAMFRVLRDKTPKARDGSAQSVSSFQAFTISAASRVGVGNIAGVATAIAFGGPGAVFWMWTMAFIGGASAFIESTLAQLYKHRDSDGFRGGPAYYMQRGLGQRWMGILFAVLLILCFPFAFSSLQANTIVATVSSTVGTEVAWLAWVIGIVVAALTSLIVFGGVRRIAKVTEALVPTMALLYLALGIIIVAMNITEVPRVIGEIYAGAFGFQQVAGGALGVIIMQGVKRGMFSNEAGLGSAPNAGASAAVTHPAKQGLVQTLGVYFDTFLVCSITAFIILVSTPDLTGAEGGIGLTFDAVTAQLGPWAGILLSVIVFLLAFSSIIGNYYYGESNIEFITEHPLALLAYRMLAVLAVLGGSVVATGVVWDTADTLMGFMAVVNLIAIGLLSGVAFKLLKNFDEQRRAGKDPVFTRDMLPEVQGIEVWESVESVTGQWEAVDPQATSQTR; encoded by the coding sequence ATGGACGTCCTCAACGATCTGATCCTCAGCGCCGGAGACTTCTGGTGGACGTGGGTCGTGCTGCCGATCCTCGCGGTGCTCGGCATCTACTTCACGGTCCGCTCGGGCGTCGTGCAGCTGCGCCTGGTGCCCGCGATGTTCCGCGTGCTCCGGGACAAGACCCCGAAGGCTCGCGACGGCAGCGCGCAGTCGGTCTCGTCGTTCCAGGCGTTCACGATCTCGGCCGCCAGCCGCGTGGGCGTCGGCAACATCGCCGGCGTCGCGACCGCGATCGCCTTCGGCGGCCCGGGCGCGGTGTTCTGGATGTGGACGATGGCGTTCATCGGCGGCGCCTCGGCGTTCATCGAGTCCACCCTCGCGCAGCTCTACAAGCACCGCGACTCCGACGGGTTCCGCGGCGGGCCCGCGTACTACATGCAGCGCGGCCTCGGGCAGCGCTGGATGGGCATCCTCTTCGCCGTGCTGCTCATCCTCTGCTTCCCGTTCGCGTTCTCGTCGCTGCAGGCGAACACGATCGTCGCGACCGTCTCGTCGACGGTCGGCACCGAGGTCGCATGGCTGGCGTGGGTGATCGGCATCGTCGTCGCCGCGCTCACGTCGCTCATCGTCTTCGGTGGCGTGCGCCGCATCGCCAAGGTCACCGAGGCGCTCGTGCCGACCATGGCGCTGCTCTACCTGGCACTCGGCATCATCATCGTCGCGATGAACATCACCGAGGTGCCCCGCGTGATCGGCGAGATCTACGCCGGTGCCTTCGGGTTCCAGCAGGTCGCGGGCGGCGCGCTCGGGGTCATCATCATGCAGGGCGTCAAGCGCGGCATGTTCTCGAACGAGGCCGGCCTCGGATCGGCGCCGAATGCCGGGGCATCCGCCGCCGTCACCCACCCGGCGAAGCAAGGGCTCGTGCAGACGCTCGGCGTCTACTTCGACACCTTCCTGGTCTGCTCGATCACCGCGTTCATCATCCTGGTCTCGACGCCCGACCTCACCGGCGCGGAAGGCGGGATCGGCCTGACGTTCGATGCCGTCACGGCGCAGCTGGGTCCCTGGGCCGGCATCCTGCTGTCGGTCATCGTGTTCCTGCTGGCGTTCTCGTCGATCATCGGCAACTACTACTACGGCGAGTCGAACATCGAGTTCATCACCGAGCACCCGCTCGCGCTGCTGGCCTATCGAATGCTCGCGGTGCTGGCGGTGCTGGGCGGCTCGGTCGTGGCGACCGGCGTGGTGTGGGACACCGCAGACACGCTCATGGGCTTCATGGCGGTCGTGAACCTGATCGCGATCGGGCTGCTCTCGGGTGTCGCGTTCAAGCTGCTGAAGAACTTCGACGAGCAGCGCAGGGCCGGCAAGGATCCGGTCTTCACCCGCGACATGCTGCCGGAGGTGCAGGGCATCGAGGTGTGGGAGAGCGTCGAGTCGGTCACCGGCCAGTGGGAGGCGGTCGACCCGCAGGCGACGTCGCAGACCCGCTGA
- a CDS encoding proline--tRNA ligase: protein MIRLSQLFFTTLREDPAEAEVASHRLLLRAGYIRRSGAGLYSWLPLGLRVRRNIERIVREEMEAAGAQEVLFPGLLPREPYERTGRWTEYGDGIFRLQDRKGADHLLAPTHEEVFTLLVQDLVSSYKSLPLTIFQIQDKYRDEARPRAGLLRAREFSMKDAYSFDISDEALEASYQRQRDAYERIFDRLGLEYVIVAADAGAMGGSKSEEFLHPTPVGEDTIVRSAGGYAVNVEAFETVAPAALPIEGQPAAVVRETPDTPTIDTLVADANARFPREDGRDWTAADTLKNVVLRLTHLDGTRELAVVGIPGDREIDEKRVEVAFQPAAVTAADEDDFKANPGLVKGYIGPWTASGAVLGEESTTGIRYLLDKRVVDGTSWITGANEPGRHVFGLIAGRDFTGDGWVEAADVRAGDPAPDGSGPVTLERGMEVGHVFQLGRKYAEALGLKVLDENGKLVTVTMGSYGIGVTRNLAAIAEVSHDEKGLVWPREVAPFDVHVVATGRDAAIFEVAETVVADLERRGLEVLFDDRPKVSPGVKFGDAELIGVPQIVVVGRDAVEGSVEVWDRATGERSTVEIAQLESALGR, encoded by the coding sequence GTGATCCGCCTCTCCCAGCTCTTCTTCACGACCCTGCGCGAGGACCCGGCCGAGGCCGAGGTTGCGAGCCACCGCCTGCTGCTGCGCGCCGGCTACATCCGCCGCTCCGGTGCCGGTCTCTACTCGTGGCTGCCGCTGGGCCTGCGCGTGCGCCGCAATATCGAGCGCATCGTGCGGGAGGAGATGGAGGCGGCGGGCGCCCAGGAGGTGCTGTTCCCCGGGCTGCTGCCGCGTGAGCCCTACGAGCGCACCGGCCGCTGGACCGAGTACGGCGACGGCATCTTCCGGCTGCAGGACCGCAAGGGTGCCGACCACCTGCTCGCGCCCACGCACGAGGAGGTCTTCACGCTGCTCGTGCAGGACCTGGTCTCGAGTTACAAGTCGCTACCGCTGACGATCTTCCAGATCCAGGACAAGTACCGGGATGAGGCGCGGCCGCGCGCCGGGCTGCTGCGCGCCCGGGAGTTCTCGATGAAGGACGCGTACTCGTTCGACATCTCCGACGAGGCGCTCGAGGCCAGCTATCAGCGCCAGCGGGACGCCTACGAGCGCATCTTCGACCGGCTCGGCCTCGAGTACGTCATCGTCGCCGCCGACGCGGGAGCGATGGGCGGCTCGAAGTCGGAGGAGTTCCTGCACCCGACGCCGGTCGGCGAGGACACGATCGTGCGCTCGGCCGGCGGCTACGCGGTCAACGTCGAGGCGTTCGAGACGGTCGCGCCCGCAGCGCTGCCCATCGAGGGGCAGCCAGCGGCGGTCGTGCGCGAGACGCCGGACACGCCGACGATCGATACGCTCGTCGCCGACGCCAACGCGCGCTTCCCGCGCGAGGACGGCCGCGACTGGACCGCCGCGGACACCCTCAAGAACGTCGTGCTGCGCCTCACGCACCTGGATGGCACGCGCGAGCTCGCCGTCGTCGGCATCCCGGGCGACCGCGAGATCGACGAGAAGCGCGTCGAGGTCGCCTTCCAGCCCGCTGCCGTCACGGCCGCGGACGAGGACGACTTCAAGGCCAACCCGGGGCTCGTCAAGGGCTACATCGGGCCCTGGACCGCATCCGGCGCCGTGCTGGGCGAGGAGTCGACCACCGGCATCCGCTACCTGCTCGACAAGCGCGTCGTCGACGGCACGAGCTGGATCACGGGCGCGAACGAGCCGGGCAGGCACGTGTTCGGCCTGATCGCGGGCCGCGACTTCACCGGCGACGGATGGGTCGAGGCCGCCGACGTGCGGGCCGGCGATCCCGCGCCCGACGGCTCGGGCCCGGTGACCCTGGAGCGCGGCATGGAGGTCGGCCACGTGTTCCAGCTGGGCCGCAAGTACGCAGAGGCGCTGGGCCTCAAGGTGCTGGACGAGAACGGCAAGCTCGTCACCGTCACGATGGGCTCGTACGGCATCGGCGTGACGCGCAACCTGGCCGCGATCGCCGAGGTCAGCCACGACGAGAAGGGCCTCGTCTGGCCCCGCGAGGTCGCCCCGTTCGACGTGCACGTCGTCGCGACCGGTCGCGATGCCGCCATCTTCGAGGTCGCCGAGACGGTCGTCGCCGACCTCGAGCGCCGCGGACTCGAGGTGCTCTTCGACGACCGCCCCAAGGTGTCGCCGGGGGTGAAGTTCGGCGACGCCGAGCTCATCGGCGTGCCGCAGATCGTCGTCGTCGGCCGTGATGCCGTGGAGGGCAGCGTCGAGGTGTGGGATCGCGCGACCGGGGAGCGGTCCACCGTCGAGATCGCGCAGCTCGAGAGCGCGCTCGGCCGCTGA
- a CDS encoding MoxR family ATPase has product MTSAVPGRDPITPEELERAKAIIRSIEQAFQSTVVGQHQLLRSLLVALLTGGHVLMESVPGLAKTTAAATLARSVNASFHRIQCTPDLLPSDIVGTQIYDQHSGEFRTQLGPVHANFVLLDEINRSSAKTQSAMLEAMQERQTSIGGETHPLPAPFIVLATQNPIEQEGTYTLPEAQLDRFLLKEVLTYPSPTEEAEIVRRAEAGVFDDGHDQPVATLEDVRFLQGLVKRVYVDQAITNYVVQLMYVTRHAQDYIGAQLAGYIEYGASPRGSLSFAQASRALALVQGRDWVIPEDVKDLRHPILRHRIILGYEAEADGVSSEQIIDAVFGAVRTP; this is encoded by the coding sequence GTGACCTCTGCAGTCCCCGGACGCGACCCCATCACGCCAGAGGAGCTGGAGCGCGCGAAGGCGATCATCCGCTCGATCGAGCAGGCCTTCCAGTCGACGGTCGTCGGCCAGCACCAGCTGCTGCGCTCGCTGCTCGTCGCGCTCCTGACGGGCGGCCACGTGCTCATGGAGTCGGTGCCAGGCCTTGCGAAGACGACGGCCGCCGCCACCCTCGCGCGGTCCGTGAACGCCTCGTTCCACCGCATCCAGTGCACGCCCGACCTGCTGCCCAGCGACATCGTCGGCACGCAGATCTACGACCAGCACTCGGGCGAGTTCCGCACGCAGCTGGGACCGGTGCACGCGAACTTCGTGCTGCTCGACGAGATCAACCGCTCGAGCGCCAAGACCCAGTCGGCGATGCTCGAGGCGATGCAGGAGCGGCAGACCTCGATCGGCGGCGAGACGCATCCGCTGCCGGCGCCCTTCATCGTGCTCGCCACGCAGAACCCGATCGAGCAGGAGGGCACGTACACGCTGCCCGAGGCGCAGCTCGACCGCTTCCTGCTCAAGGAGGTGCTCACCTACCCGTCGCCGACGGAGGAGGCCGAGATCGTGCGCCGCGCCGAGGCGGGCGTCTTCGACGACGGGCACGATCAGCCCGTCGCGACGCTCGAGGACGTGCGCTTCCTGCAGGGCCTGGTGAAGCGTGTCTACGTCGATCAGGCGATCACCAACTACGTCGTGCAGCTCATGTACGTGACCCGCCACGCCCAGGACTACATCGGAGCCCAGCTGGCCGGCTACATCGAGTACGGCGCGAGCCCCCGCGGGTCGCTCTCGTTCGCGCAGGCATCCAGGGCACTCGCGCTCGTGCAGGGCCGCGACTGGGTGATCCCGGAAGACGTCAAGGACCTGCGGCACCCGATCCTGCGCCACCGCATCATCCTCGGCTACGAGGCGGAGGCGGATGGCGTGAGCAGCGAGCAGATCATCGACGCCGTCTTCGGCGCCGTGCGGACCCCGTAG